A section of the Osmia lignaria lignaria isolate PbOS001 chromosome 3, iyOsmLign1, whole genome shotgun sequence genome encodes:
- the lama gene encoding phospholipase B domain containing lamina ancestor, protein MLKVVGASWLQTRISTYILLAVALLGIGAIILGEFGHVEQDGTYAATVTWNRKGGYRIDFWGQGNDLTAVPLHAARAYYKTGIFEHGWSYIEIETSSKYPDTVQAYAAGLLEGSLTWQLIHHHWYNTIRPACEKKPVECEKLTRYLRDNTAIIRERAELMESTDPFWHMVRLFYTQLDGMEAGWKFAVRRSRVSVSLESEDFLWLALASDLSSFQQVFNISSLPTSSTIFFKSFPKEHSEPLIAVGHNTAAPYTEMLRLLKRYTFGYHVLPATKTSALIPSRSIVMSSYPGALSSKDEFYLMQGENRELIVTGTSLIATNQSEWSFLHPKDHVMLTVKLMTANRLATSSQSWFSSMSHQNGGASALQWIIFEPRSTTILLVEQLPTMTLAMNYTEEFKKTGFIICGGVSYFQSINDTVRPVKKDLNAWMTRLARLQENITTLEQFQNLMRGCSQEDCTVKENHLKTDPLQELTYRGDLEDVPLPYGVIDSKILVVDVDGLENFEAISGPATSQSRTPFKWSKSFPNISHIGHPDTFNFESTIPRWIWI, encoded by the exons ATGCTGAAGGTAGTAGGAGCCTCTTGGCTGCAAACACGCATTTCGACTTACATACTACTCGCCGTAGCTTTGCTAGGAATTGGAGCGATAATCCTCGGCGAATTTGGACA tGTTGAACAAGATGGAACGTATGCAGCAACTGTAACATGGAACCGCAAAGGAGGATACCGTATTGACTTTTGGGGCCAAGGCAATGATTTAACCGCCGTTCCATTGCACGCGGCTCGAGCCTATTATAAAACCGGAATTTTCGAACATGG GTGGTCTTATATTGAAATCGAAACATCATCAAAGTACCCAGACACGGTACAAGCATACGCTGCAGGACTTTTAGAAGGTAGTCTGACCTGGCAATTAATTCATCATCATTGGTACAACACTATAAGACCAGCATGCGAGAAGAAACCTGTCGAGTGTGAAAAGTTGACACGGTATCTTCGGGATAATACTGCCATAATCCGTGAACGCGCCGAACTTATGGAATCTACCGATCCTTTTTGGCATATG GTACGATTATTTTACACTCAATTGGATGGCATGGAAGCAGGCTGGAAATTCGCTGTCCGTCGAAGCCGTGTGTCGGTGTCGCTCGAATCAGAAGATTTCTTATGGCTCGCTTTAGCTTCCGATTTATCTAGTTTCCAACAAGTGTTTAATATTTCCAGTCTACCTACGAgttctacaattttttttaaatcgtttccAAAAGAACATTCGGAACCTTTGATTGCGGTGGGTCACAACACTGCAGCACC GTACACTGAAATGTTGAGGCTTTTAAAAAGATACACGTTTGGCTATCATGTACTACCGGCGACAAAAACTTCTGCACTAATTCCCAGTCGGTCAATAGTAATGTCTTCATATCCGGGTGCATTATCATCTAaagatgaattttatttaatgcaGGGGGAAAATCGCGAACTGATTGTTACTGGAACATCTTTAATCGCAACGAATCAGAGTGAATGGAGTTTCTTACACCCTAAAGATCAT GTAATGCTAACTGTGAAATTAATGACGGCAAATAGATTAGCGACGAGCAGTCAATCTTGGTTTAGCAGTATGTCTCATCAGAATGGGGGTGCTTCTGCATTACAATGGATCATTTTCGAGCCACGTTCAAcgacaatattattagtagaaCAATTACCAACGATGACTCTAGCCATGAATTACACAGAAGAGTTCAAGAAAACAGGCTTCATAATCTGTGGTGGGGTATCATATTTTCAAAGCATCAACGACACCGTACGACCTGTCAAAAAGGATCTAAACGCTTGGATGACACGTTTAGCGCGTTTACAAGAAAATATAACAACGTTAGAGCAATTTCAAAACCTGATGCGTGGGTGCAGCCAAGAAGATTGCACTGTCAAGGAGAATCATTTGAAAACAGATCCGTTGCAGGAATTAACTTACCGCGGCGATTTAGAAGACGTCCCTTTACCATACGGTGTTATAGATAGCAAAATTTTGGTCGTCGATGTGGACGGCTTGGAAAATTTTGAAGCCATTTCGGGACCAGCTACATCACAATCGCGTACACCTTTTAAATGGTCGAAAAGCTTTCCTAACATATCGCATATAGGACATCCAGatactttcaattttgaaaGTACTATCCCTAGGTGGATCtggatttaa